The window ATAATTATCTGGGGTTATCCAGCCATCCGGAAGTTGTGAAAGCAGCACATGAAGGATTAGATACCAGAGGTTATGGAATGTCCTCGGTTCGTTTTATTTGCGGGACACAGGATATACACAAAGAACTGGAAAGAAAAGTTACTGAATTTCTGGGAACAGAAGATACAATCCTTTTCCCAAGCTGTATGGATGCCAATGCTGGTGTTTTCGAAGCAGTACTCACTGATCAAGATGTAATGATCTCCGATCGTTTGGTTCATGCATCAATTATTGACGGTATCCGCCTTTGCAGTGCTATGCATGATACTTTTAAGCATTCAAATATGCAACATCTGGAAGAGAAACTGCAACTTCACAGTGATAAAAGGTTTAAAATGGTCATTACCGACGGTGTTTTTAGTATGGACGGAGACACAGCAAAATTAGCCGAAATGGTTGAATTATGTGAAATATATGATGCCATGCTCTTTGTTGATGATTCACACTCCTCAGGTTTTATTGGAAAAACCGGAAGAGGAACACATGAGCATTGTGGAGTAATGGGAAAGATTGATATCATTACAACAACTTTTGGGAAAGCTCTGGGTGGGGCTTCCGGTGGTTGTGTTTCAGGAAGAAAAGAGCTTGTAGAGATGTGCCGTCAAAAGGCGCGTCCTTATCTTTTCTCTAACACTATTGCACCTGTAGTGGTTAGTGGCGTTTTAAAGGTTCTGGATATTCTTTCGGAAAGCACAGAAAGAAGAGATAAGTTAGAAAAAAATACCGAATATTGGCGAAAAGGACTCACCGAAGCGGGATTCGTGTTGCAACCAGGAGATACTCCAATTGTTCCGGTCATGCTCTTCAATGCTAAACTATCTCAAGACTTCTCTAAAGATCTTTATGATGAAGGGATCTATGCTATTGGTTTCTTCTTCCCTGTTGTTCCCAATGGAAAGGCGAGAATAAGAACCCAGATCTCGGCGGGACATGAAATTCACCATCTTGATAAAGCTCTTGATGCTTTCATCAAAGTTGGTAAGAAATATGACATACTTGGAAAAACTAAACAGGAAATCATCGAAAAATACGGACTATAAAGCTTAAAAACCTGCAGTTGATAAACAGCTGCAGGTTTTTTATTTAAGGAGATGGTATGGAAAATAAATTAGCAAATCCAGCCCCACTTGGTTTAATGGGTTTTGGTATGACTACTGTCCTTTTAAATATTCATAATGCCGGATTCTTTCCTATTAGTGCTATGATCCTTAGTATGGGAATATTCTACGGCGGTATGGCTCAAATATTTGCTGGTATTATGGAGTTTAAAAAAGGAAATTCATTTGCAACTACTGCTTTTACTTCTTACGGGCTTTTCTGGATATCATTAGTCTTTATCTGGGTTTTCCCTAAACTTGGATGGTCACAAGAAACTCCACTTGCTTATATGGGTTGGTATCTCTTCATGTGGGGATTATTTACTTTCTTTATGTGGATAGGAACTTTCGGAAAAAATCGAGCTCTGCAATTCGTATTCCTATCTTTGACCATTTTATTTTGGTTACTGGCAATAAGAGATTGGACAGGTAATGAATTGATCGGGATAATAGCTGGCTGGGAAGGTATTATTTGTGGTTTATCAGCTATATATCTGGCAATGGCTGAAATAATCAATGAATCACATGGAAAAACTGTTTTACCGATAGGTGAAAGACAAGTTACTTAACACTGGATCGGGTTTTTCACTTCTAATTAAAACTCGGATATTTAACAAGTTACGAGAAATCAAAGCTTATCTAAGGAGACTTATTTAGTGATTAAAGTCGTCAGATCAACTAATCGGGTTTGAAGTGCCTAAAAAGAATTTTTTACTGACTTGCATTATATTTAATTGAAAACTATACAACCATGAATAAAGGTACTTTGTACATTATTCCAACCCCCATAGGTAATCTGGGAGATATAACTTATCGGGCTGTGGAAACTTTAAAAAATGTTGCTTTAATTGGTGCAGAGGATACAAGACATTCTGCACTACTACTAAAATACTATCAGATTAGCACGCCAACAATCAGTTACCATAAGTTTAATGAAAGGAGTAGAATAGATAAATTTTTGGCATTGCTTGAAGAAGGTAAGGATGTTGCCATTATTTCTGATGCAGGCACTCCGGGAATATCGGATCCGGCAGCTATTGTAATCAAAGAAGCTATCATAAACGATTTTAATGTTTGCACATTACCCGGAGCTACTGCCTTACTACCCGCTTTAGTAAGTTCCGGATTAAATACGGAAAGATTTCTCTTCTGCGGTTTTTTACCAGCTAAAGAGAGTGAGCAAAAAAAACTCTTTGAAGAAATAGCACCCTTGACTTCTACTTTAATTTTTTACGAAGCCCCACATAGAATAACTACTTTTCTGAAGAAGTTATACGATAATCTCGGAGACCGAGAAGTAACTATTGGCAGAGAATTAACAAAGAAATTCGAAACCTATTATCGAAACAAATTGAGTTACTTCATCGAAAACAATGATGTTATTAAGCATAAGGGAGAAATTGTTATTATATGTGAAGGTTTCCCCGAAGAAAAGGAAATTACTGACGAAGAGATCCTGAATTGTATCAACAACTTATTAGAAAATGGTGAAACTACAAGTTACGCGGTTAACAAAGTAAGTAAAGAACTCAAGATACCAAAAAACAGAGTTTATGCTTTAGCTCATAAAAAAGATGAAAATGATAAGTAGTTTTTTTCTAAGAACGATAGTAACTATTATCCAAAGCTTTATTGCAGTATGATCTTAAGGAAATCATAATCGATCTTGAAAAATCTTGACAGATAGTTCGTTAATACGATGATTTATAAAAAAAAGAGGAGTGATAAATTATGTTCCCAGGTGGAAAGAAAGGTTTGAAAGACCTTATGAATCAAGCTAAGAAGATGCAAGATGACTTAGCTAAAGCACAAGAAGAACTTGCTAATAAGACTGTCGAAGCTACTTCTGGTGGCGGTATGGTTAAACTCGAAATGAACGGCAAATATGAGATAAAAAAGCTAAAAATTGATCCGGAAGTTATAGATCCAAATGATGCTGAAATGCTTGAGGATCTTATAATTGCTGCATTTAACGAAGCTCACGAAAAAATAGCTCGCAATTCTCAGGAAGAGATGTCAAAATTAACTGGTGGTATAAATATTCCCGGTTTGATGTAATGAAATTCAATAAAACACTTGATGAGCTTAAGAATGGTTTGAAGCAACTACCGGGTGTAGGAGAAAAAACCGCTCAAAGATATGCCCTATATCTGCTCAATCAGGACAAAGAAAAAGCCATAGACTTAGCTGATACTATCAAAGAGGCAGTAGAACTACACTCATATTGCCCAAAATGTAATATGTTGAGTGATTCTAATCCCTGTTCAATATGTGCTGACCCGGATCGTGATAAGAGGCTTATTTGTATTGTTGAGAATACTTACGATGTATACTTGATCGAAAATACTGGAGAATACTCCGGTTTTTATTTTGTTTTAGGTCACCTACTATCTCCAATGGACGGTATCGGAACAAATGAAATTCATCTTCCGGAGCTTCTTAAAAGTATAGAAGCATCGGAGATCGAAGAAATCATACTGGCATTAAATCCATCTACTGAGGGTGAAACTACTATAGAACTCATTGCCACAGAGATAGCACATTTGAATAAAAAAATAACTCGTCTTTCAACCGGCTTACCTTTCGGTGGTAACATTGAGTATAGCAGCCCAATAACACTTTCTAATGCTCTTAGAAGACGCTATCCTATTTAAGTATATTATGTTCACTGGTATTATTCAAGAAATCGGCACAGTAAGAAAATGCTTACAAAAAGGAACAAGCAAGGTTATTGTCATTGAATGTACTAACATGTTAGCAGATCTAACATTAGGTGATAGCATTGCTTGTGACGGATTATGTCTTACCGTTTCGGACTTCTCTAATAACAGTATCACTGTTGAAGCAATGCCAGAAACTATTAAGACAACAACACTTAGTCTGTGGTATCCAGGTTATCAGGTGAATCTCGAAAGAGCCCTTAGAGCCGACTCTAAGCTTGATGGACATATTGTTCAAGGACATGTAGATTGCATCACAAGTGTCTTACAGATTATACATCATACTGGTAGCTTGATCATTGAATTTGCTTTACCGTCTCTCTATAAGAATTTCATTGTAGATAAAGGTTCTATTGCAGTTAATGGAGTTAGCTTGACAGTAGCTTCCCTGAATACCGGTTCTTTCTCTGTTTCAATTGTGACGTTTACTCAAGAGCACACTAATCTAAACAACTTAAAACCGGGTAGTAAAGTGAATTTGGAATTCGATATCATAGGAAAATATATCAACCGTTTCTTAACAAATGCAAACCAACAACTAACAAGGGAGAAACTTCTTGAAAAGGGCTTTTAAACTATCTTTTATTGTTTTGTTCGTTTTATTACTTAATGCATGTGGTAACAGAAGAGCCCCAACAGGTGGTGAAGTTGATACTGAGAGTCCTGTTATAGTATCAATCATCCCTGAACAATTCAGTGACATTACTGATCAGAATATTGAAATTACTTTTTCTAAACCCATTGATCGATCTTCTATCTATGAAGGTGAAAGAGGAATTTTGTTCTATCCTCTTATAGATGATAAAAGATTCCGGTGGAGTGATAATAATCTGATCATTGAGATCAATGAAGAGTTAAAGCAAGATCGAAATTACTTTCTGACACTATCTAAACAAATCAGAGATTTAAGAAGAAATAGTCTGGAAGAGGATTATCTCTTTGTTTTCCATACCGGCGTACTCACAAACAATAGAGTTTTTGGTAATATCCGTTATGAAGTAACAGATGATATTGGTAAGGAGATTTCACTCTCTCTCCTATCAGCAGACAGTCTCAGAATTTTTAGTAAGATTATTAGCGGAAGAAATTATAATCTTGAGAATATTGATGATGGTGATTTCATTCTAAGAGCATTTATTGATAAAAATAACAACAGAAGATACGATAGAGGAACTGAACCATATTTTGAGACTGCTTTCTCTGCTGTTAGGAATAAAGAAGTTAATCTTTTCTTAGATTATTACGACGATACTAAACCTGATATTCAATCTATTCGAGCTGAGAATAATTCTCTCATCAGGGTTACTTTTACTAAACCAGTTAAATCTATTGCCGACTTACAGATAACAACTGCTGATTCTCTGCAAAAATCTCTCAATATTCGTGATTATGATATTATAGATAAACAACTAGAGATTGTTACAGTTGCCATGGATTCAGTTTCCTATTCACTTACGCTGTTAGATACAAGAGATTTTAAAAACAATATCTCTAACGAACTAGTTATGGAATACCTTGGAAATAATGTGATTGATGACATTCAACCAGCAATAGTAAATTCGATACCTCGAAATGGTGGTATAGTCGACAATTTAACCCCTTCACTAATAATTACTTTTAATAAATTTATGACTGTTGATAATATTGATATGCTAATGATCAATACTATCACAGGTGAAAAGATACCAATTAAGTTGCAACGTGATAGCTCCAGACAATTTACAGTAATTCCACAAAAAAATCTTACTAATCGTACGCCCTATCATTTAGAAATTTTTGATAGCTCTAAGGATATGTCTGGCAACACCTTAGCCAATACTTACGTCTTGCAGTTTTTACCTATATCCCCTGATTTTTAAGGGTTTAGGTCGCTACTCCTACCTTTTTTTATTGACAACTTTACACTATATTAAAATGATTCACCTTGTAGATACTCATTACAGATGAGTGTATCCTAAAAAAGGAGGAGATATGAAAAAATTTATTCTTGTGCTGATAGTGTTCACCCTTTTTGCATCTTTTGTTTATGCAGATTTATTAACAAGAGGGGAACTAAGAACTCGAATGGCTCTCTATTATGAAATTGGCAAAGATATGCCAACTCAATCTTTCATTGACAGCAGATTCCAGATGACTTTTGAAAAGGCCTTCAGCAACTACTTAACCGCAGTTTGGAAAGTTCAGGTTGGCGATCTAGTTTGGGGTCAAGGTGGAGCTGGATTCCCAGCTGGAGAAGTAAACATCGAAACAAGAAATCTGTATTTGGGATTTCTATGCCCACTTACAGGAGTGAACGCTAAATTAGGTATTCAAGAATGGAAAGATCCACGTAGCTTAGTATTAGATGATGACCAGGCACCCTTCGCCGGTATTATGATCAACAAAATGTTTGGCGAAGATATTATGTTAGAATTTGGTACAGCCAAGTTGTATGAAGGCGAAATCGATTATGATGACGACATCGATCTTTTCTTCATTAATTTCGACAAAGGAAAGATGTTTGGATTAAACAATATTATCAGAAGATGGAATGCCGGTAATAATATTGATGCTTGGATCATGCCCTACTTCAATTACATGTTTGATGGTTTCGATATCAACCTGTTAGCCGCTTACAACATGGCTTCTTACTCAGAATGGATCCCTACTGAAGATGGATGGAAAGATTACTCCAACGGTGGTTTTGCTGTTTCTTTGAAAGCTGGTTATGACTTTGAAGTAGCCATGGTAGGACTTGATTTCTTATACACCAGTGGAGATGATGAAAGTGATCCTGAATCAACTACCATCTTCAATTCAATCCATCCATATTATAAAAATGGATTAGAGATTTTTGGTATTGGTATTCACTCAGGTGCTTCAGCAGGTTATGTTGAACCGGGTAACGATGGACAAGGACTTATGAGCATAGTTCTGAATGGTGCTTATCCGGTAAATGACGAGTTAACTCTTAAAGCCGCTTTTGGTATGCTTAATGCAGTTGAAGCTGATGAAACAGATATGGGAATGGAAGTAAACTTGGGTATGAATTACAAACTATATCAGAATCTTCACTTTGATCTAGTCGGTGCTATGGCTATGCCAGGTAAATACTATGGTGATGATGTAGACAACACAATGGCTCTGGTTTCCAGATTCATGTATAGATTCTAATATAGAAGATATAGATTAAACTTATTCTTAAAAGCTGCTTCGACGAAGCAGCTTTTTTTTACTCATTTAAATGCCTTCTTATAAAATGACAATTAATACGAAAATTTAAATAAAAATCAATTCTATCTAAAATTTCTTGACGTAATATTATAATCCTCTTTTATAGTCAAAATTTCATAGGAGTTTGAAATGAGAATTAGTTTAATTTCTCTATTGGTCTTGTTGCTAGTTACGAGTTTATCCGCTTTTTATCAGGGGACTATTAATGTTGGTGGTAGCGCAACTTACGCAAGTTACAAATCTGATTCTGATGCAAATGCTATTTCAATTATTTCTTTTGCACCACAATTTGGCTACTTCTTTGTAGATAATCTTGTGGCAGATTTTTTGCTTAATTATGAAAGATTAAGTAGCGATGATTGGTCATCATCGACTTTTTCTATTGGTGTTGGAGGAAGATACTTCTACAATCAACTTTATGGTGGATTAGGATTTATGATGCAATTCTATAGCGAAGAAGATGATTGGTATGGAGATTTTAAATACTCTGCTAATTATCTTGATTTTAAGGCAGGATACCTACTTCCTGTAGTCCAAAATGTATTTGTTGACTTTGGCTTAGGTTATGCATTAGGTTTAGGAAAATATGGTGGAGATTATGATATTTATGACAATGAAGAGAGTATTTTTGGGATCTATGTTGGATTACAAATCTTTTTTCCAGCTAGATAATTAATGATCTAAATATTTCGAGCCCGAAGGAGAATTCGGGCTTTTTTTTCTTAAAGAAAGACTTCTTAAGTTAAGCAGCTTTTTTTATTTGTAACTCTACTCTTAACTAATACTTAACAATCGGTTTATTCTTACTTAAATAGTCCCTCCTATAAATAGATATAATAATAAGCTCATTTTTAATGAGTTAACTAAGAGGAGGAACAAATGAAACGATTAATACTCGTTTTGATGGTATTATTTATCTTTGCTTCAACAGCATTAATGGCTGAATTCAACCCTTACGGCAGTGCTAGGATCGGTTATTGGTATAATAGTGAGAACGAAGACTGGAGTAGCACTGGTGAAAATGAATTGAATATGGACTACTATTTACAAAGTAATAGTCGTTTTGGAGCTCGTTTTAACAATGATGATGTTAGTGGACGAGTAGAGTTTGGTGGTACCGGCAGCATTCGTCTTCTATATGGTAAATACAAGATGTCCGGCTGGTCATTATTGATTGGACAGGAACAGGGTAAGATTGAGATGAAGTCAAAGCAGGTTTGGGGTTCAGATAAGAATCTCGTTGGATGGGGTGGTATTGATGAAAGTCGTAAACCCCAAATCCGTATTGAAGTTGACAATGGTTTGTACTTAAGCTTTATACAACCTGAAAAAGTTAATGCCCAAGGAACTGGAACCAACCAAGACAAAAAAGTCTTATTACCAAAAATCAACTTGGGTTATTCTGGTAAATTTAGTGAGAACATAAAATTCCATGGTACATTTGGTGTTAATCACTACACTTACAACGACAATGCCGGAGATCTCGATCAAGCTGTATTAGCTTATATTTTAGGTTTGCTACTTGATTTTAACTTTGACCCTATAATGTTTCGTACCCATTTTAATTATGGGCAGAATACTAAACATTACGGTTTAAACTCTGTAACACCTAATACAGCTATATACGAAGAATCAAAAGATGAAATAGTCGATGTAACAACTATGGGTGGTTTCGGCGAGTTTACTTACAAAATGTCACCTCAAACAGCATTTACAGTAGGTGTTTCTTATGTAACCTCAAATTCTGATAGCTTTGACAATGCAGAAAGTGCTATGGCAGCTTTCGTTCAGATAGAGTATAGATTGCACAGAAATTTCCACTTAATACCTGAAGTAGGTTATTTAGACAAAATGAAAGACATCAATGATAATGATCTTGGTAATATGGTCTATTTCGGGACACAGTTAAGAATGGACTTCTAACGTGTCTCCTCGTAGGAGAAGAGCCCGGAAGAAGTTCTTCCGGGCTTTTTTGTTTTATATGTATCGTTTAAATCTGTTAAAAACTATACTTAAGTGAGAGTTGTGTAGCAATACCGTTACTTTTCCCACCTATGAAGTTGGGACCATCAAAGAGGAAAGAGTCGCTTAGTACACCATCAATAGTAAAGTTCCTGAAATTTACAGCAAATCCTATGGATACATTGAAATTTGATTCATAGTAAGAGTATTTCTCAATCAGATAAGATTGATCACCATAAGTAAAATTCTTTTCATAACCAATAAAATGATATTGCTGATAAGCACCTACACGACCAGTTAGCCAGGAACTAATTCTTGATTCTAATCCTACACGATATTCAGGTAAAGTAGTTATTGTCTGCTCGATCTTAGTGACTTCTTTATCAGCATTTATTAACAGGTACTCCTCTTCATGTGCAGTCTTGGTCATTCCTAATGGTTTTAATCCCAAAACCAGTAGATTATTATCATTGATTTGATAATTGATTCCTATTCCAAAGCTTACACCTAATAATGAGTGGTCATCCTTTTCGGTATAAAAAAGTGTATCTTCATCATAGTGTTTAAATTCAAAGGAGGTATTACTTAGTTTGATATCTAGTATTGTCATCATAGAGACATTGTCTTCATCAATAATAAAATAACGACCATTAAGACCCAACAATAACCCACTCAATTCACCTTTATCTAAACTAACTTCATTTTCGAGAATACCGTTTGGTAATTGCATTGTTAATCCAAGATCAAACATCTCATTAGAATAGCCACCCATGAACTCTAAAAGCAATGCATCGATACTAAATTCCAATTCTATTATGCTTCCTTCTTCTTCATAAACTTGTAAAGTATAATTTGCTTGGTCCATAGCCATACCGAAACCTAGACCAAAATTATCCATAAAACCGAAGATAAAATTAATCTTATGATCCATATCAATAACATCCCAATCTCTGTAAGGACCACTATCGTAATCAAAATCATATAAATCAAGTTCAGTAGGCACATTGAATCTGAAACCAAATACATTGGTATAAAAGGGAATATTTCCACCAACTGACCAATTACTTTTATTATTCCATGAACGCATTTCTGCAAAAACTAATCTGTTATAGCGATGTATTGATCCCGGGTATATCATTACATCTGTATCATCTCTTAAAAACCCATACACACTGCCCATACTGAACATCCGGCTTTCTGAAGCAAAAGCTAAAGTTATAAACAGCAACATAAATAGATTGACGACCAATGTCTTAAAGCTATACATCAAACCTCCAAGTCCTTACTTTTCATTTCAGTTAATGTTTGTTAATATGACATGTTCATTTCAATTTTGTCAACAGATATTTTCTAAACGGAAGATAAAAAAAAATTAACTAACTATACCATATAAAGATAGTCATCAGTAATGACTATAAAGCATATCTAGATATAAGTTTATTTTAGAAGCATCATTTTCTTTACTGCAGACATTCTATTGCCTACAGATAAGCGATAAAGATATACTCCTGACGCTAACTGTCTGTTCCTGTTATCTCTCCCATCCCAACAAACCGTGTGCTTTCCAGCGTTTCTTTTCTCATCTAGAAGTATTATTATCCTTTGTCCCTTAATATTAAAAATCTCTAACTTTACATCGTCAGATCTATCAATATAAAAACTAATATTAGTACCTATACTCTTATCAGTTGATGAAGAGATATTGAAAGGGTTAGGGTAATTACTAAAGAGCACTGGTAATTCCGGTAACTCTTCAACAGAACTAACATCTTTATTAGTAACTAGTATTTTTCCAATTATCAGATCGGATGTTGGTTGAAATACAAACTCCAGTTCATCCGTAAGAACAACAAAAAAATCTTCAATCATGAGAACAATTCTATACTCTGTAGGTAAACTAGAATTTGATAAATTAAAAACAACTGGCTGTAATTCAGAAGACCATTCCAATACAAAATTCCACAGGAGTGAATCTAATCCTACTTGATACAAATCACTTTTAAACTCAGAGTGCAATTTTTGAAAAGGATGAGATTGTTGGTCAGGCAAGAGATAAAGATAAACATCTGAATTAGGTCTGGCTGGAGGTTTTGGTAAATCGTAGAGATAATTATAGTTTTCATCGGTAAACAAAGCACTACCGATTAATATTTGATCTCTAACCCCATCATATCGACTTACTTCAATCTCAGATTGCCAACTAACTGGAAAATCTAAATAATCATTAGTAATGTGGAAAGGTCTTAATCTTAATAACAAATCGGTACTATTTACCCATATCCATACAGATTCACCACTATATAAATAATCGCTCAAGTAGTACCCGCTATCTCTGATCCCAATTACTCCCCTGTTAACTATATTGTATTGCATGGCTTGTCTAAAAGTGTATTGATTATCCTGAGTAACAAAAAGAAGATCACTGACTTTGATATCCGACAGAAATACATTGGGAATTAAATTCCATCCTTGAACTAATACAATATCATAAGTCTGCTGTCTGATACGACCTCTTTTTTCTGTATTATAATGGACAGGCATATAGACAAAATGGCCTAAACCAAATTGATAAAGTAATACGTCATCATATTCTTCTTCAATACTATTATAAGCAAATAATTGTGACTGGTTTCCAAAAACATCGGTACCGAAGATGTAGGGAAGTTCGAGAAAATTCGCAGTCATATGCCAACCAGCTTGGTTAGCGAATGGAATATAAGCAGGTACAAGTCCAAACATATATGGGGAATAATGTTCTAGAGGATATCCATCGATAACAATAGTTCTTACAACTAGTTGAGCATTTTCTAAAAGATGATCATCCGGAACATACCAAGAATAAGTTGTTGTGTCTGAGGGTAAGTTACTGGCAATCAACAGACTATCATTCTCTGTTTTTATATATAAATCTATAGTATCAACAAGGAATTCTCTGTTAATAATCCAACTGTAAACTACAAAATCATTAGCCTGAAGGAAGTGATAATCAAAAGGGGTGAAAACAACTTCTGGTAATAAATCACCCCAATAAAGAGTGAAATACCTAAACCCGACGGTTTCTGCTTCGTAAGTGAAAGAACTCGCAGTTAAATCATGAAAAACACCCTCTAACTGATCAAAAAGATATAACTTTTCACTATTTCTTTGAAAATTAGTTGATATAGAAATATCGAGTGGTTCAAGTAACTGGTCTGTAGCAACTCTGATAACCCAATTTTTTAGTTCATTATCTGGATCAAAAGGGCTATAAATGTCCCGATGTAAATTACGAAATGATGAAGGCCAACTGCTTTTATATGACATTGCCCATATATAAGCTTCATTAGGATGGCTACCTTTAACAATATCGAAATTAGCGTCATAATTATCCGTTGCAAATAGGTTGCAACCAAATTCAACCGTATCGTAAATGGTTCCATTCTGATTATTAATTATAAGAGAATATATAGGGCTTGATGCCGCTTCAGCAATAACATCATGATAGTATTCATTAGTTTCAGTATCATTAGTGGTCAATATATAATAATATTTGTTCCCATTAACAA is drawn from Candidatus Cloacimonadota bacterium and contains these coding sequences:
- the rsmI gene encoding 16S rRNA (cytidine(1402)-2'-O)-methyltransferase → MNKGTLYIIPTPIGNLGDITYRAVETLKNVALIGAEDTRHSALLLKYYQISTPTISYHKFNERSRIDKFLALLEEGKDVAIISDAGTPGISDPAAIVIKEAIINDFNVCTLPGATALLPALVSSGLNTERFLFCGFLPAKESEQKKLFEEIAPLTSTLIFYEAPHRITTFLKKLYDNLGDREVTIGRELTKKFETYYRNKLSYFIENNDVIKHKGEIVIICEGFPEEKEITDEEILNCINNLLENGETTSYAVNKVSKELKIPKNRVYALAHKKDENDK
- a CDS encoding Ig-like domain-containing protein, with the translated sequence MKRAFKLSFIVLFVLLLNACGNRRAPTGGEVDTESPVIVSIIPEQFSDITDQNIEITFSKPIDRSSIYEGERGILFYPLIDDKRFRWSDNNLIIEINEELKQDRNYFLTLSKQIRDLRRNSLEEDYLFVFHTGVLTNNRVFGNIRYEVTDDIGKEISLSLLSADSLRIFSKIISGRNYNLENIDDGDFILRAFIDKNNNRRYDRGTEPYFETAFSAVRNKEVNLFLDYYDDTKPDIQSIRAENNSLIRVTFTKPVKSIADLQITTADSLQKSLNIRDYDIIDKQLEIVTVAMDSVSYSLTLLDTRDFKNNISNELVMEYLGNNVIDDIQPAIVNSIPRNGGIVDNLTPSLIITFNKFMTVDNIDMLMINTITGEKIPIKLQRDSSRQFTVIPQKNLTNRTPYHLEIFDSSKDMSGNTLANTYVLQFLPISPDF
- a CDS encoding acetate uptake transporter, with translation MENKLANPAPLGLMGFGMTTVLLNIHNAGFFPISAMILSMGIFYGGMAQIFAGIMEFKKGNSFATTAFTSYGLFWISLVFIWVFPKLGWSQETPLAYMGWYLFMWGLFTFFMWIGTFGKNRALQFVFLSLTILFWLLAIRDWTGNELIGIIAGWEGIICGLSAIYLAMAEIINESHGKTVLPIGERQVT
- a CDS encoding YbaB/EbfC family nucleoid-associated protein — encoded protein: MFPGGKKGLKDLMNQAKKMQDDLAKAQEELANKTVEATSGGGMVKLEMNGKYEIKKLKIDPEVIDPNDAEMLEDLIIAAFNEAHEKIARNSQEEMSKLTGGINIPGLM
- a CDS encoding riboflavin synthase, whose amino-acid sequence is MLLEDAILFKYIMFTGIIQEIGTVRKCLQKGTSKVIVIECTNMLADLTLGDSIACDGLCLTVSDFSNNSITVEAMPETIKTTTLSLWYPGYQVNLERALRADSKLDGHIVQGHVDCITSVLQIIHHTGSLIIEFALPSLYKNFIVDKGSIAVNGVSLTVASLNTGSFSVSIVTFTQEHTNLNNLKPGSKVNLEFDIIGKYINRFLTNANQQLTREKLLEKGF
- the kbl gene encoding glycine C-acetyltransferase; translated protein: MSYSDKIRGIYQEQLKSIQDAGIFKVERFIHSAQAADIEVEFPTGSSLKKVINMCANNYLGLSSHPEVVKAAHEGLDTRGYGMSSVRFICGTQDIHKELERKVTEFLGTEDTILFPSCMDANAGVFEAVLTDQDVMISDRLVHASIIDGIRLCSAMHDTFKHSNMQHLEEKLQLHSDKRFKMVITDGVFSMDGDTAKLAEMVELCEIYDAMLFVDDSHSSGFIGKTGRGTHEHCGVMGKIDIITTTFGKALGGASGGCVSGRKELVEMCRQKARPYLFSNTIAPVVVSGVLKVLDILSESTERRDKLEKNTEYWRKGLTEAGFVLQPGDTPIVPVMLFNAKLSQDFSKDLYDEGIYAIGFFFPVVPNGKARIRTQISAGHEIHHLDKALDAFIKVGKKYDILGKTKQEIIEKYGL
- the recR gene encoding recombination mediator RecR, yielding MKFNKTLDELKNGLKQLPGVGEKTAQRYALYLLNQDKEKAIDLADTIKEAVELHSYCPKCNMLSDSNPCSICADPDRDKRLICIVENTYDVYLIENTGEYSGFYFVLGHLLSPMDGIGTNEIHLPELLKSIEASEIEEIILALNPSTEGETTIELIATEIAHLNKKITRLSTGLPFGGNIEYSSPITLSNALRRRYPI